In Pedobacter heparinus DSM 2366, the following are encoded in one genomic region:
- a CDS encoding TlpA family protein disulfide reductase: MKKLIIIIFLGCFIFKCFGQKEFEATSPNYGNVPILIGEKVPDLTFLHVLNGEKKPLSLSSFKGKAVILDFWGTWCGSCISSFPKMDELQKKYSKYLQILLVDDSMVDTLENTTAFVQQHEQDGEIFTIPIIWDKGFTPILFPHMSFPHYVWIGADRRVKAITDGTHFTEANFERFFAGLELNLKLKER; encoded by the coding sequence ATGAAAAAATTAATAATAATAATATTTCTGGGGTGCTTTATATTTAAGTGCTTTGGGCAAAAAGAGTTCGAGGCAACCTCTCCAAACTATGGTAATGTTCCGATATTGATCGGCGAGAAAGTTCCCGACCTGACCTTTTTGCATGTACTCAATGGGGAGAAAAAACCGCTTTCGCTTTCTTCTTTTAAAGGGAAGGCTGTGATCCTTGATTTCTGGGGAACCTGGTGCGGGAGTTGTATCAGCAGTTTTCCCAAAATGGATGAACTGCAAAAAAAATATAGCAAATATCTGCAAATCTTGCTTGTCGATGACTCTATGGTTGATACGCTTGAAAATACAACTGCTTTTGTGCAGCAGCATGAGCAGGATGGAGAAATATTTACAATTCCAATAATTTGGGATAAGGGATTTACCCCAATTCTCTTTCCGCACATGAGCTTTCCACACTATGTTTGGATTGGGGCTGATAGGAGGGTTAAAGCCATTACTGATGGTACACATTTCACTGAGGCAAACTTTGAGCGTTTTTTTGCTGGGCTTGAGTTAAATTTAAAACTTAAAGAACGGTAA
- a CDS encoding FecR family protein: MEDQKEKPTLLFQKFLEGKCNAIELQVLLDHFNVHDINEGLKDLVSKELLSNEITDQLIQMKVDRIIHETDKEIRGIKNRDQKLPKIAKIDLSNWKWLSTIAAAVLIITFGILNFSQILPIKGQLAHTEVPNSKVISVILADGSKITLNAGSKLSYPKQFKGRTREVFLEGEAMFEVARDIKKPFIVHSGNLRTTVLGTSFNIKAYKGDERIQVTVISGKVNVVETATGRNVNLVPDERVVFNAKTAGFDLQRIPSAENATKWKNGRLSFDDTRFDEVVQEFTRKYGLEVVLENSAIANCRVTMVFNQEHPDEILKILAALANAGYKKEGGKIIFYGTGCPDENN, encoded by the coding sequence ATGGAAGATCAAAAAGAAAAGCCAACATTATTGTTCCAAAAATTTTTGGAAGGAAAATGCAATGCGATAGAGCTTCAAGTTTTGCTGGATCATTTCAATGTGCATGATATTAATGAGGGATTGAAGGATTTGGTGAGTAAAGAGCTTCTGTCCAATGAAATAACAGACCAGCTTATACAGATGAAAGTAGATCGTATTATTCATGAAACTGATAAGGAAATAAGAGGGATTAAAAACCGTGACCAAAAACTTCCAAAAATTGCAAAAATAGATTTATCCAATTGGAAATGGTTGAGTACCATCGCTGCGGCAGTTCTAATAATCACCTTTGGAATTTTAAATTTCAGTCAAATTTTGCCCATTAAAGGACAACTGGCGCATACTGAAGTGCCTAATAGCAAAGTAATCTCGGTTATCCTTGCCGATGGGAGTAAAATCACCTTAAACGCAGGGAGTAAATTGAGTTACCCAAAACAGTTCAAAGGGAGAACTAGAGAGGTGTTTTTGGAAGGAGAGGCGATGTTCGAAGTCGCAAGAGATATCAAAAAACCCTTTATAGTACATTCAGGAAATTTACGTACAACGGTGTTGGGTACCAGTTTTAATATCAAAGCTTATAAAGGAGACGAAAGAATTCAGGTTACAGTAATCAGCGGAAAGGTAAATGTGGTGGAGACTGCAACTGGGCGCAATGTAAACCTTGTGCCAGATGAACGGGTCGTTTTCAATGCTAAAACTGCTGGATTTGATTTACAGCGCATTCCAAGTGCAGAAAATGCGACTAAATGGAAGAATGGCCGACTGTCCTTCGATGATACACGGTTCGATGAGGTTGTCCAGGAGTTTACAAGGAAATACGGACTGGAAGTTGTGCTGGAAAATTCTGCAATCGCTAATTGTAGGGTCACTATGGTATTTAATCAGGAACATCCTGACGAAATCCTTAAGATCTTGGCAGCCCTTGCTAATGCCGGATATAAAAAAGAAGGTGGTAAAATTATCTTTTACGGAACCGGCTGCCCTGATGAAAATAATTAA
- a CDS encoding RNA polymerase sigma factor, producing MANKTSLDEQELLLALKKGEVAAFEEIYKRYKQRLAVNFLKLLRSEELAQDALQDLFIKIWTLRKSIDPDKSFQAYLFKIAQNIVFDFYRKAARDKKMQLQMLLENEDFYSHIEENLASKDNISLVHELIAQLPPQQQKVFTMFKLEEKSYKEISILLGISPSTINKHVHQANKVIKAELQSRIDIQFVIILSALLASTN from the coding sequence ATGGCAAATAAAACTTCTTTGGATGAGCAGGAACTTCTTTTAGCATTAAAAAAAGGAGAGGTGGCCGCTTTTGAGGAGATTTATAAGCGATATAAGCAACGCCTAGCTGTGAACTTTCTCAAATTACTTCGATCTGAAGAACTTGCTCAGGATGCGCTGCAGGATCTGTTTATAAAAATTTGGACCCTAAGAAAAAGCATAGATCCTGATAAATCCTTTCAAGCATATCTCTTTAAAATTGCGCAAAACATCGTCTTTGATTTTTACAGGAAAGCGGCAAGAGATAAAAAGATGCAGTTGCAGATGCTTTTGGAAAATGAGGATTTCTATAGCCATATTGAGGAAAATCTAGCAAGTAAAGATAATATTTCACTTGTACATGAGCTCATCGCCCAGCTTCCACCGCAGCAGCAAAAAGTTTTTACAATGTTTAAACTAGAAGAAAAAAGCTACAAGGAAATCAGCATTCTTTTAGGTATTAGTCCTTCAACTATTAATAAGCATGTTCATCAGGCCAATAAGGTCATTAAAGCGGAGCTGCAAAGTCGGATAGATATTCAATTTGTAATTATCTTATCTGCATTACTAGCTAGCACTAATTAA
- a CDS encoding carboxypeptidase-like regulatory domain-containing protein — protein MKLFSYPSRAMKWKLKVTLMLFTLLLSTLGNAYGQVDLSQKLTIPAKKMSFRATLKVLSRLAKVDFAYNSANMPLDERLILVAHEQTLDSILKGISAQLKINFSVIGNTILIDKLRENSQPKEQKFNYKTIDDPLNRRYIITGIVLDAETDLPLEDVIVSLNRNNIKVKTDKEGRFTIYIPYK, from the coding sequence TTGAAACTATTTTCATATCCAAGTCGTGCCATGAAATGGAAGCTTAAGGTAACTTTAATGCTATTTACCCTATTGCTATCAACACTGGGCAACGCATATGGACAGGTTGATTTAAGCCAGAAATTAACAATACCTGCTAAAAAAATGAGCTTTAGGGCTACTTTAAAAGTATTAAGCAGGTTAGCTAAAGTAGATTTTGCGTACAACAGCGCTAATATGCCACTAGATGAAAGATTGATATTGGTTGCGCATGAGCAAACGCTTGATTCGATCCTCAAAGGTATTAGCGCTCAATTGAAGATTAATTTTAGTGTGATTGGTAATACTATCTTGATTGATAAGCTAAGGGAAAACAGCCAGCCAAAAGAACAAAAATTCAACTACAAAACCATTGATGATCCTTTGAATCGAAGGTACATCATTACTGGGATTGTGCTTGATGCAGAAACAGATCTGCCGTTGGAGGATGTTATAGTTAGTTTAAATCGAAATAACATCAAAGTCAAGACCGATAAGGAAGGTAGGTTTACTATATATATACCCTATAAGTAA